A window from Longimicrobiales bacterium encodes these proteins:
- a CDS encoding ABC transporter permease, with protein MRKLTNGLVRVGEAAVLAGQIVRVLPRPRLYFNSALQQAYLMGIQSLPLVLVMAFLGGAVTSQQTGAQFAGGLPLWVIGSVLAASVITELGPVLTGIVMMARVGAAIAAELASMKVTEQIDALVAMGRDPVAFLVVPRVVGGLIAFPPLVILANAMGVAAGYFIALLVVDGMTSADLVYGMRFYFRTWALIFSVLKGAVFGFAITFIACFVGLSGSGGAEGVGRTTTNAVVATTIALMLLDVLMVPVLKAF; from the coding sequence ATGCGCAAGCTGACGAACGGGCTGGTTCGCGTTGGCGAAGCGGCGGTGCTGGCGGGACAGATCGTGCGGGTACTGCCGCGGCCGCGGCTCTATTTCAATTCGGCGCTGCAGCAGGCGTATCTGATGGGCATCCAGTCGCTGCCGCTGGTGCTCGTCATGGCGTTCCTCGGCGGCGCGGTCACATCGCAGCAGACGGGCGCGCAGTTCGCCGGCGGCCTGCCGCTGTGGGTCATCGGCAGCGTCCTCGCTGCGAGCGTGATCACGGAGCTGGGGCCGGTCCTCACCGGTATCGTCATGATGGCGCGCGTCGGTGCCGCGATCGCGGCGGAGCTGGCGTCCATGAAGGTGACGGAGCAGATCGACGCGCTTGTCGCGATGGGGCGTGATCCCGTGGCGTTCCTGGTCGTGCCGCGCGTTGTGGGCGGACTGATCGCGTTTCCGCCGCTCGTCATCCTCGCGAACGCGATGGGCGTGGCGGCCGGTTATTTCATTGCGCTGCTCGTCGTCGACGGCATGACGTCGGCCGACCTGGTGTACGGCATGCGTTTCTACTTCCGTACCTGGGCGCTGATATTCTCGGTGCTGAAGGGCGCGGTGTTCGGCTTCGCGATCACGTTCATCGCCTGTTTCGTCGGCCTGAGCGGCAGCGGCGGCGCGGAGGGCGTCGGGCGCACGACGACCAATGCGGTCGTGGCAACGACGATCGCGCTCATGCTCCTGGACGTGTTGATGGTGCCCGTACTCAAGGCATTCTGA
- a CDS encoding ATP-binding protein has protein sequence MSAPKSRRARVPAPLRISLLYAAFGVTWILLGDLTLWIRGGVTRAALLTELVKGGVFVGASALLLYILVRREVAKRQRSAAQLASVLETAPVGIAAIRVDGSISGWNTAATAILGWSEADVLDRRAGELGLAPAQLPDHGTAGDLTVRAKSGEPVDIRVFTSAPDEASAGARVLVFLDRRREIETEAALRRAQKLEAVGRLAGGIAHEFNNVLTTVIGHASMLAARLDGAGPLQEHVAEVRRSAERAAVLTRQLLVFSGKHITRTAAVDLTRLLGDMASAIDHVAADNVETRYDLADDLWSVRCDAAQLNQLVLNLVVNARDAMPDGGTLTLETANVQVTGPDDVERVPPGTYVLLRVSDTGRGMSAETLAHLFEPFFTTKELGTGLGLATVHGIVQQFDGHVRVQSRTGRGSCFEIYLPRATPDSGAAPAAGRHASVNATLLVVEDDDAVRDLTCRILRRSGHTVLSARNGHEALDVLASGTLVHLVIADIVMPGMNGVELGEHMRRDYPSVPILFTSGYVAPDVGDAAGLADGSRFIEKPFRPEQLLARVGELLA, from the coding sequence ATGTCTGCGCCAAAGTCCCGGCGCGCCCGCGTGCCTGCGCCGCTGCGGATCAGCCTGTTGTATGCGGCATTCGGCGTCACATGGATACTGCTTGGTGATCTGACCCTGTGGATCCGGGGCGGCGTCACCCGCGCGGCCCTGCTCACGGAGCTGGTCAAGGGCGGCGTCTTCGTTGGCGCGTCCGCCCTCCTGCTTTACATCCTGGTCCGGCGCGAAGTGGCGAAGCGGCAGCGGTCCGCGGCGCAGCTGGCGAGCGTGCTGGAGACCGCGCCGGTCGGCATCGCAGCCATCCGTGTAGACGGCTCGATCAGCGGGTGGAACACCGCGGCCACGGCCATCCTGGGGTGGAGTGAGGCGGACGTGCTGGACCGGCGTGCCGGCGAGCTGGGCCTGGCACCGGCGCAGCTGCCGGACCATGGCACCGCCGGCGACCTCACGGTACGCGCGAAGAGCGGCGAACCGGTGGATATCCGTGTGTTCACGAGCGCGCCCGATGAGGCGTCGGCTGGGGCGCGTGTGCTCGTCTTTCTCGACCGGCGGCGCGAAATCGAGACGGAGGCCGCACTGCGCCGGGCGCAGAAGCTGGAGGCGGTGGGTCGGCTCGCGGGCGGCATCGCACACGAGTTCAACAACGTCCTTACCACGGTGATCGGTCACGCGTCCATGCTGGCCGCCCGTCTCGATGGGGCCGGTCCGCTGCAGGAGCATGTCGCGGAAGTCAGGCGCAGCGCGGAGCGCGCTGCCGTGCTCACGCGCCAGCTGCTGGTGTTCAGCGGCAAGCACATCACGCGCACTGCCGCTGTGGATCTGACACGGCTGCTTGGCGACATGGCGTCGGCCATCGACCATGTCGCCGCCGACAACGTCGAGACCCGCTACGACCTGGCGGACGACTTATGGTCGGTGCGGTGTGATGCCGCCCAGCTGAACCAGCTCGTGCTCAACCTGGTCGTGAACGCACGGGACGCCATGCCGGACGGCGGGACGCTGACGCTCGAGACGGCCAACGTTCAGGTGACCGGGCCGGACGACGTCGAGCGTGTGCCGCCCGGCACGTATGTGCTGCTCCGCGTCAGCGACACCGGTCGCGGCATGTCGGCCGAAACTCTCGCCCACCTCTTCGAGCCGTTCTTCACCACCAAGGAGCTGGGCACCGGTCTCGGTCTCGCGACTGTCCATGGCATCGTACAGCAGTTCGATGGCCATGTGCGCGTTCAGAGTCGCACGGGGCGCGGCTCCTGCTTCGAGATCTACCTCCCGCGTGCCACACCCGATTCCGGGGCGGCCCCTGCCGCCGGGCGGCATGCCTCCGTGAACGCCACGCTGCTCGTCGTCGAGGACGATGACGCGGTCCGTGACCTGACCTGCCGCATCCTGCGCCGCAGCGGGCACACGGTTCTCAGTGCCAGGAACGGCCACGAAGCGCTCGACGTCCTCGCCTCCGGCACGCTTGTCCATCTCGTCATCGCCGACATCGTCATGCCCGGCATGAACGGCGTCGAGCTGGGTGAGCACATGCGCAGGGACTACCCTTCCGTACCCATCCTCTTCACTTCCGGCTACGTCGCGCCCGACGTCGGCGATGCCGCCGGGCTCGCGGACGGCTCCCGCTTCATCGAGAAGCCCTTCCGCCCGGAACAACTCCTCGCCCGCGTCGGCGAGCTCCTCGCCTGA
- a CDS encoding MlaD family protein, which translates to MHKRNRNLAAIGLLTIVAAAIFFWGLFWMLGAPVFRGGMDVTLLLSDGGGLKRSDRVQVQGVQVGTVRSIDLNPQGGVVVGLRIEREDLALPTDTRASISGDVFGAHVVDLIPGSSAISISPGDTLRGATAPQLTQMASDLGSRVESVLVNADRLLSPAAVADVHATAAVLPASAQELRAAFEQLRLASIALRRTAEEVQGAEAGTALTGAISEVERSALALTSAAGRLEESLGSFASVMQKIDNGNGTLGRLVNDETAFDELNNTLREMRALAADIRERPQRYFNVRVF; encoded by the coding sequence ATGCACAAGCGCAACCGCAACCTCGCCGCCATCGGTCTCCTGACCATCGTCGCGGCAGCCATTTTCTTCTGGGGCCTCTTCTGGATGCTCGGCGCACCCGTCTTCCGCGGCGGCATGGATGTCACCCTGCTGCTGAGCGACGGCGGCGGTCTCAAGCGCAGCGATCGCGTGCAGGTCCAGGGCGTCCAGGTTGGAACCGTTCGCTCTATCGACCTGAATCCACAGGGCGGCGTCGTCGTCGGCCTGCGTATCGAACGCGAGGACCTCGCTCTCCCCACCGATACCCGCGCCTCCATCAGCGGAGACGTGTTCGGCGCCCATGTCGTCGACCTCATTCCCGGTTCGTCCGCCATCAGCATCTCGCCCGGCGACACGCTCCGCGGCGCGACCGCGCCCCAGCTCACGCAGATGGCCAGCGATCTCGGCTCCCGCGTCGAGTCCGTCCTCGTCAACGCCGACCGCCTCCTCTCGCCGGCCGCCGTGGCCGATGTGCATGCCACGGCCGCCGTACTCCCCGCCAGCGCACAGGAGCTCCGTGCCGCCTTCGAACAACTGCGCCTCGCTTCCATCGCTTTGCGCCGCACCGCCGAGGAGGTCCAGGGTGCCGAGGCCGGTACCGCCCTGACCGGCGCCATTTCCGAGGTCGAACGCAGCGCCCTGGCGCTGACATCTGCCGCCGGACGCCTCGAGGAGTCGCTCGGCTCTTTTGCGTCCGTCATGCAGAAAATCGACAACGGCAACGGTACTCTCGGCCGCCTCGTCAACGACGAGACCGCGTTCGACGAGCTGAACAACACGCTCCGCGAGATGCGCGCGCTCGCCGCCGACATTCGCGAACGTCCGCAGCGCTACTTCAACGTCCGTGTCTTCTGA
- a CDS encoding ATP-binding cassette domain-containing protein has translation MIEFRNLHKSFGDLMVLRGVDLVVEEGETLALLGPSGTGKSVLIKHAMGLLEPDEGDVIVDGISIASATPKELRSVRRRIGYVFQNAALFDSLTVAENLWLAQTDEKEGRSPQACRAECEDLLRRVNLDASVMDKYPSELSGGMRKRVGVARAIAHQPRYLLWDEPTTGLDPVNADNIDELIMELDRQLGVTSIVVTHDLDTAFEVGDRIALLYEGRVRAVQTPEDILKNQDPVVRRFVRRSRVEDNAVA, from the coding sequence ATGATCGAGTTTCGCAATCTGCACAAGAGCTTCGGTGACCTCATGGTGCTGCGCGGCGTCGATCTCGTCGTCGAGGAGGGTGAGACACTCGCGCTGCTCGGCCCCTCCGGCACCGGCAAGAGCGTTCTGATCAAGCACGCCATGGGACTGCTCGAGCCCGACGAGGGCGACGTCATTGTCGACGGCATCTCCATCGCCAGCGCCACACCCAAAGAGCTGCGCAGCGTACGACGCCGCATCGGCTATGTCTTCCAGAACGCCGCGCTGTTCGACTCCCTCACGGTAGCGGAGAACCTCTGGCTCGCACAGACCGACGAGAAGGAAGGCCGCTCGCCGCAGGCCTGCCGCGCAGAGTGCGAGGACCTGCTGCGGCGTGTGAACCTCGACGCGTCCGTCATGGACAAGTATCCGAGTGAGCTCTCCGGCGGCATGCGCAAGCGTGTCGGTGTGGCACGTGCCATCGCCCACCAGCCCCGCTACCTGCTCTGGGACGAGCCCACCACAGGTCTCGATCCCGTGAATGCCGACAACATCGACGAGCTCATCATGGAGCTGGATCGGCAGCTCGGCGTTACCAGCATCGTCGTCACACACGACCTCGACACCGCTTTCGAGGTGGGCGATCGCATCGCGCTCCTCTACGAGGGTCGCGTCCGTGCCGTGCAGACCCCCGAGGACATTCTAAAGAACCAGGATCCCGTCGTCCGCAGATTCGTTCGGCGCAGCCGCGTCGAAGACAATGCGGTCGCCTGA